The genomic interval ATCTATGAAAGACTATAAATGCATTTTCACTTCTGGGGCAACAGCAGCGTTGAAGCTGGTTGGAGAGGCCTTTCCTTGGAGTCATCAGAGCAGTTACATGTACACAATGGAGAATCACAATAGTGTACTTGGGATCAGAGAGTATCCTATCATTCTAGCATGCCTTGGTTTTCACTTCTGCATaattagggggggggggggaatttTTTCAAtgctctttttttaaaaaaatgttcttAAATTTGGGGCCTCAGGTCATTGTAAGTGCAAAAATGGAATTACTAGACCTGGAGGAACGGCTGACATAGATGATCTTTATGTGTTAAAGAGCTTAGTGTTTATAATCTTTGGTTCTTAATCCCTAGTCATGTTTACCCTTTAGCTATTTCTAGATATGCTCTAAGTCAAGGAGCTGCAGCTTTTGCAATAGATGTTGAAGAGGCTGTGGATAATGATGGATTGTCTGAAAGCCTTGTGACTTCCACGAAGATCTCGCTGCTCCCaatacaaagaagaaaaggagcTTCATTTCCAGAAAGAGATCCTGCTGGTAAGCTGTAGTTTGGGGAATGATAGCTGTCATAATGATTTTCCCATAGAGATAATGATAAGGCATACTCTTTTTACTCATCTTTGAAGCATTCctatacaaattttttgtcaGTGCGGGCCTTTGATATTTCACAATTTGTGTTATATCCATAACCATGTTTAGCCTAGTTGATACATGCTCTCATGCTAAATGATTCTGATGTGAAAATGAGTTGTGTATATAAAGGTGTGGGCATTGTTTGAATTCTCGATTGGAATCTAGAGGTTATTTGGGCAAGtactatttaatattaatttctaataattttcgtTCTTACCTAATCTGATTTGGAGAAAAATTCTTGTCTATAATGTTCCTCCTCCTTTGATGTCTCTTGAGACTGATTTTGCTGAATGTTTTTTGTCATCTTATTGCAGGTGATGCTTATAACTTATTTGCATTTCCCTCAGAGTGCAATTTCTCAGGTTCAAGATTCAATCTTGACTTGATTAACATTATGAAGAAAAACCCAGAAAGAATTTTGGAAATCTCTCCTTTTAGCAAGTATGTAGTTGGACCATCTTAAGACATTTAGTTGCTTAGCTTTTGTTACGCTTTCTGCCTTTTGGTAAGAATGTAGTTGTTCTGtccttcatatttttctttttattgatgtattaatcatcattttattgaACATGTTGATGCCTTTGCTACTTCGTCAGCATAAATTTTTCTactatttgtttaatttgtctattcttttgtaatatataGGGGCCGCTGGATGGTCTTGATTGATGCTGCAAAAGGATGTGTTACACAACCACCAGACTTGTCAAAGTATCCTGTGGATTTTGTTGTCATGTCATTCTATAAGGTATTATATGTGGCTTTGGGTTTATTCAAGGAAAAATAGATTCCTATGATTGAGCATTGATGTTTTACCTTTGTGTTGTTTTTATCAAGATATTTGGTTACCCAACTGGACTTGGTGCTCTCATTATGAGAAACGGtaagcactttttttttttttttgaattctaAATGGTAAGCAATTAAGTGTAatcacttttaaaattttgaattatgtcAAGGTGGTTTTGTGCGGTTTTTACCACTTCAAAGTTCATATATGTCAtgcaaatcaaattttaaaaaagaaattgtttctCCTAATACTTTTCTCCAATGATTTGATCTGCAGATGCTGCCAAGCTACTAAAGAATACCTACTTTAGTGGAGGTTTGTgcttaatttttcattcagTTATGATACATGATATCATGCACCATTTTGTGAACCTTAATAAACTTGACAGGCACAGTTGCAGCTTCAATTGCTGACATTGACTTTGTGAAAAGAAGACAAGGTGTTGAGGAGCTTTTTGAGGATGGTACTGCTTCATTCTTGAGCATAGCATCCATCCGTCATGGGTTTAACCTAATCAATTCTTTGACTGTGCCTGCAATATGCCGGTATGCAAACTTGTTTGCTGTTACATTGGGCATATTCACGAAAAATTGAAGGTCCTCATTgtctttgaattttatatgtttcatACATTAATCATGCTAACTTGATAGGAATTTAGTACACTAAATTGCCTTGAAGTAGATGATAAAGTTATTTTATGGTACTTCTTAGTGTCTGTCATCAAGCATAATGATGCCTTGGATTAGGTTGGTCTGTTAagtcccccccccccccccccccccccccccccccggggGATCGGTTTAATTAGCTTCTCCAGAGCTGcactcatatatattatttttaagtaaaacaTCTTACTTTTCTGTTGGTTGATATAGAATATGCAATGCTCTTCTTGTTTACAGTTATACAGTTATTATCagtcccccccccccccccccccccaaaaaaaaaaaaagaagatttgcATATTCTTCTGAAAAcgtgttttatttctttaccTTTTAGGCATATAGCTTCACTTGGAATGTACGTAAGGAAGGTTCTCTTATCTTTAAGGCACGAAAATGGAGCTGATGTCTGCACAATTTATGGAACTTATACTTCTGAGGTCAGTAAAATGATTTACTGACTAAAAATTATGTGTAACGTCAATATTTTCAACTGGCCAATGTttgttgtcattttttttttactattgaCCAATTGAAGAATATGCCTTTTGATTTAGAGGTAAACTATCAGTTGTTTCTTATCTTATACCTTTCTGCAAGATTTGGAAAATGGATGCTTGATTATAAGAGTCTCGTTTTCCAAAAGATAACCCCCTTTAgcttttatttgatgaacggtctcccttgtttttttttttttttttttttctgggtGGTGTCTCAACATATTATAATATGGCTTGTCCTGcttcatttttctatttccATTTGCCTTGAGATGGTATTTGGGTAATGGTATGTCTGCTGGACTAGATTCTAGTGTTTGCCTCTTTCAAATTCATGCTCCCAAGCATCTTTCTTGCTTAAACTTTTCATGCTTTGTCTACATTTCATGTTCTAAATTCTTGCTTACGAATTCATTAATTGGATCTCTTACcaagaaattttattcaattcttatATCGCTTTCCTAAAATTTGCCGCACATTTTGTTGTACGATAATGTTCTATGATTGTTacaattttcttctttcaggTTTCTTATCATGATACAGGTTCCATGGTCTCATTTAACTTGAAGAGGCCAGATGGATCTTGGTTTGGATACCGAGAGGTTGAAAAGTTGGCTTCTTTATCAGGAATTCAGCTACGGGTAAATTTGGAGAATGCCATTAAGCATAGATAACTTATTCAATTTCTTTGAAATAGTTAACTGATGTTTATGTTCAAAATCAGTTTTCTCTCTccttttattatcttttatctGCATGccatattaatgaaaaataaaataaaataaggctTACTACCGGAGTAGGATTAAAGAAATAAGTAAACCAGACTTCATCTTTGTTGGATTGCTAACATGATTTCCTTGCTTTTTGGCCTGATTTGCCTGTATAGACAGGATGCTTTTGCAATCCTGGTGCATGTGCAAAATATCTAGGATTGTCTCACTCAGATCTTCTTTCAAACATAGAGGTATTCTTTAGGCAGTTCCTATCTTAAGTTCTCGTAATTGCATTCCAACTTCAGAGGGTTCAATTATTTAACTGATATGGCACTAAATACATCCTAAAAAGTTGTACTATTGAGTTCAGGCTGGACATGTTTGCTGGGATGATAATGACATAATACATGGAAAACCAACCGGAGCCATTAGGGTATCATTTGGTTACATGTCGACATTTGAAGATGCCAAGGTAAATAGATGTTCTTCCTTTGATTTTG from Citrus sinensis cultivar Valencia sweet orange chromosome 9, DVS_A1.0, whole genome shotgun sequence carries:
- the LOC102577967 gene encoding molybdenum cofactor sulfurase isoform X6 — translated: MYTMENHNSVLGIREYALSQGAAAFAIDVEEAVDNDGLSESLVTSTKISLLPIQRRKGASFPERDPAGDAYNLFAFPSECNFSGSRFNLDLINIMKKNPERILEISPFSKGRWMVLIDAAKGCVTQPPDLSKYPVDFVVMSFYKIFGYPTGLGALIMRNDAAKLLKNTYFSGGTVAASIADIDFVKRRQGVEELFEDGTASFLSIASIRHGFNLINSLTVPAICRHIASLGMYVRKVLLSLRHENGADVCTIYGTYTSEVSYHDTGSMVSFNLKRPDGSWFGYREVEKLASLSGIQLRTGCFCNPGACAKYLGLSHSDLLSNIEAGHVCWDDNDIIHGKPTGAIRVSFGYMSTFEDAKKFIDFIRNSFVSFPNKSANGNLSKGGSIHFSPEGMERWLSVSKYVIKFITVYPIKSCAGFSVERWPLCSTGLLHDREWLLKSQTGEILTQKKVPEMCLISTYIDLNQEILVVKSPRCRDELPINLKPDSYNGGIDEIDLYGQRYEVLGYADEINLWFSKAIGRPCSLLQCFSPTFRVCLNKRGDTVMCRDLESRLNFTNEAQFLLVSEESVSDLNSKLSSKADTRKGIDGVTVKVNPMRFRPNLVVSGGEPYAEDRWRNLKIGNNCFTSLGGCNRCQMINFTHKDGQVQKSNEPLATLASYRRLKQGKILFGILLRCDISELDTDSYLEVGQEVHVNPE
- the LOC102577967 gene encoding molybdenum cofactor sulfurase isoform X5 encodes the protein MKDYKCIFTSGATAALKLVGEAFPWSHQSSYMYTMENHNSVLGIREYALSQGAAAFAIDVEEAVDNDGLSESLVTSTKISLLPIQRRKGASFPERDPAGDAYNLFAFPSECNFSGSRFNLDLINIMKKNPERILEISPFSKGRWMVLIDAAKGCVTQPPDLSKYPVDFVVMSFYKIFGYPTGLGALIMRNDAAKLLKNTYFSGGTVAASIADIDFVKRRQGVEELFEDGTASFLSIASIRHGFNLINSLTVPAICRHIASLGMYVRKVLLSLRHENGADVCTIYGTYTSEVSYHDTGSMVSFNLKRPDGSWFGYREVEKLASLSGIQLRTGCFCNPGACAKYLGLSHSDLLSNIEAGHVCWDDNDIIHGKPTGAIRVSFGYMSTFEDAKKFIDFIRNSFVSFPNKSANGNLSKGGSIHFSPEGMERWLSVSKYVIKFITVYPIKSCAGFSVERWPLCSTGLLHDREWLLKSQTGEILTQKKVPEMCLISTYIDLNQEILVVKSPRCRDELPINLKPDSYNGGIDEIDLYGQRYEVLGYADEINLWFSKAIGRPCSLLQCFSPTFRVCLNKRGDTVMCRDLESRLNFTNEAQFLLVSEESVSDLNSKLSSKADTRKGIDGVTVKVNPMRFRPNLVVSGGEPYAEDRWRNLKIGNNCFTSLGGCNRCQMINFTHKDGQVQKSNEPLATLASYRRLKQGKILFGILLRCDISELDTDSYLEVGQEVHVNPE